From Brevinematia bacterium, one genomic window encodes:
- a CDS encoding NAD(P)(+) transhydrogenase (Re/Si-specific) subunit beta yields MEFLRNIATEYQTVFYLFTVLFFIFGLKLLTSARTARKGNWLSAFGMTVAVVATLLYKGIISYELIIIGGILASIAGVLSAYLVDMRAIPQFVAILNGFGGGVSALVAIVEFLKGKLPPNVEKLPFDETTKSMYFHAAVSLDMFVGTITFWGSMVAFAKLQKLITERPIVLPAKNLVNFLLLVGIIVCGVLLTLNPSNLTYMFGILILSSLLGLSLTLAVGGADMPVVISLFISYAGLSAGTLGFVFLNHGLIMVGALVGASGLILTRIMAKSMNRDFYGILLGNITPPEMAKVQDDRSFYQGKVKSTTPEEVAMILDSANSVAIVPGYGLAVAQAQGAVRDLYNELTKDGKEVYFAIHPVAGRMPGHMNVLLAEVDIPYDKLKTLEESNELLPDTDVAIVVGANDVVNPLAREAKDSPIYGMPILDVDKSKTVIVIKRSLAPGFAGIPNPLFINENSLMLFADAKPGLTEIVREYKELKS; encoded by the coding sequence ATGGAGTTTCTGAGAAACATTGCAACCGAATACCAGACTGTGTTTTATCTCTTCACTGTGCTATTCTTCATATTCGGACTGAAGCTACTAACTTCCGCTAGAACCGCTAGGAAAGGAAACTGGCTGAGCGCTTTTGGAATGACTGTTGCAGTAGTTGCTACCCTTCTATACAAAGGCATTATATCTTACGAATTGATAATAATAGGCGGAATTTTAGCATCAATCGCTGGAGTCCTCTCCGCATACCTTGTTGATATGAGAGCTATACCTCAATTTGTTGCAATTCTTAACGGATTCGGAGGAGGAGTTTCAGCATTAGTAGCCATCGTTGAGTTTCTTAAAGGCAAGCTTCCACCAAACGTTGAAAAACTACCATTTGATGAAACTACAAAATCAATGTATTTTCATGCAGCCGTATCATTAGACATGTTCGTAGGAACTATCACCTTCTGGGGAAGCATGGTTGCCTTCGCCAAACTTCAGAAACTCATAACAGAAAGACCCATCGTATTACCAGCTAAAAACCTCGTAAATTTCCTGCTTCTTGTAGGAATAATAGTCTGTGGAGTACTTCTAACACTAAACCCTAGTAACCTTACGTATATGTTCGGAATATTAATTCTTTCGTCACTACTAGGTCTATCACTCACTCTTGCAGTAGGTGGTGCGGACATGCCAGTTGTTATATCTCTGTTCATATCTTACGCTGGCCTATCCGCAGGCACCCTAGGCTTTGTGTTTCTTAACCACGGACTTATAATGGTAGGTGCTCTTGTTGGCGCTTCTGGTTTAATCCTAACTAGGATAATGGCTAAATCAATGAACAGAGACTTCTACGGTATACTTTTAGGCAACATTACACCTCCAGAAATGGCAAAAGTCCAAGACGATAGATCTTTCTATCAGGGTAAGGTAAAATCCACCACACCAGAAGAAGTAGCAATGATTCTTGACAGTGCAAACAGTGTTGCAATTGTTCCCGGGTACGGTCTTGCAGTAGCACAAGCTCAGGGAGCTGTAAGAGACCTGTATAACGAACTTACCAAAGACGGCAAAGAAGTATACTTTGCAATTCATCCAGTTGCAGGAAGAATGCCAGGCCATATGAATGTACTTCTAGCAGAGGTTGATATACCCTATGACAAATTGAAAACACTTGAAGAATCAAACGAACTTTTACCAGATACAGATGTAGCTATAGTCGTCGGAGCTAACGATGTTGTTAACCCACTTGCAAGAGAAGCAAAAGACTCTCCTATCTATGGCATGCCAATACTAGATGTGGATAAATCAAAAACAGTCATAGTCATAAAAAGAAGTCTAGCTCCAGGATTTGCTGGAATTCCCAACCCTCTTTTCATCAACGAAAACTCTCTAATGCTTTTTGCAGACGCTAAGCCAGGACTTACAGAAATCGTAAGAGAATACAAAGAGTTAAAGTCATAG
- a CDS encoding NAD(P) transhydrogenase subunit alpha, with protein sequence MDPIIAAIILFVLALVIGFEVITKVPPILHTPLVVASHAMASIMVVSAIEVTGTATNLLTTILAVAALIMGTVNVVGGYFIADRMLAMFKSDKKKKQ encoded by the coding sequence ATGGATCCAATTATAGCTGCAATAATTTTATTTGTCTTAGCTTTAGTAATAGGTTTTGAAGTTATAACTAAAGTCCCACCAATTCTACACACTCCTCTTGTTGTCGCTTCCCATGCTATGGCTTCAATAATGGTTGTTAGTGCTATTGAAGTTACTGGTACCGCTACTAACCTACTCACAACTATTCTCGCAGTTGCTGCACTGATTATGGGAACTGTAAACGTAGTTGGTGGTTACTTTATTGCTGATAGAATGTTAGCAATGTTTAAAAGTGACAAGAAAAAGAAACAATGA
- the rpoN gene encoding RNA polymerase factor sigma-54, whose translation MRDNNVPEQTYKLSIKQIPSHLLLQTTQLLGLPILELNDRIKLELEENPLLEVEDENTLSLISTEYSKVDTDKVDEIDRDLGEVSDTYDVAKIKEIELYERKVRGGYTQTIEGTLSERETLQEHLLFQAKLDISDERLFTLATYIVYELDDNGFFKGSIENLRNVEGYSFQDSEIEEIRERIKRYDPVGCGSKTLEEALVTQLEVYYPNLPKLDVYRRIIEEDLKLLATEGDRVRQKYNLSREEFENLRSILRFLSPKPGANFSVSPSIVVPEAIVRKVDENTLEVEYNDSYVPTLRIRKEYVSAIRKVDSPELKSKLNRARSLILAVEYRKKTLRAIIDKIVQHQRDFLLGKQNFLNSFLLEDLASEMETTVSTISRAIRDKFILTPLGLLPLKYFFVRSGKGIGGEDVSVDRIKKLIKELVDGEGVKPLSDEKIALILSNKGVRISRRTVTKYRKAMGIPPAHKRKNEKNIHSSYTDR comes from the coding sequence ATGAGGGACAATAATGTGCCTGAACAGACATACAAACTTTCAATAAAACAGATACCTTCACATCTACTTCTACAGACTACTCAATTGTTGGGGTTGCCAATTTTGGAACTTAATGATAGAATAAAGTTAGAGCTTGAAGAAAATCCTCTGCTTGAGGTAGAGGATGAAAATACTTTATCTCTTATTTCCACAGAGTATTCCAAGGTGGATACTGATAAGGTTGACGAGATAGACAGAGACTTGGGGGAAGTCAGTGATACCTATGATGTTGCGAAGATAAAGGAGATAGAGTTATACGAAAGAAAAGTTCGTGGTGGTTATACACAGACAATTGAAGGTACTCTTTCTGAAAGAGAGACACTTCAGGAGCATCTGCTTTTTCAGGCTAAACTTGATATAAGTGATGAAAGATTGTTCACTCTTGCTACTTACATAGTTTATGAGCTTGATGACAATGGTTTTTTCAAAGGTAGTATTGAAAATCTTAGGAATGTGGAGGGGTATTCATTTCAAGATAGTGAGATTGAGGAGATTAGGGAAAGAATAAAAAGATATGATCCGGTAGGGTGTGGTAGTAAGACTCTTGAGGAAGCATTAGTTACCCAACTGGAAGTATACTATCCAAACTTGCCTAAGCTGGATGTTTATAGAAGAATTATAGAGGAAGATCTTAAACTTTTAGCTACAGAGGGTGATAGAGTTAGACAAAAGTATAACCTTTCAAGGGAAGAGTTTGAGAACTTGAGAAGTATTCTTAGGTTCTTAAGTCCGAAGCCTGGGGCAAATTTTTCTGTTTCTCCTAGCATTGTTGTTCCGGAAGCGATTGTGAGGAAAGTGGATGAGAATACTCTAGAGGTAGAGTATAACGACTCTTATGTTCCTACTTTGAGAATAAGAAAAGAGTATGTGAGTGCTATAAGAAAAGTTGATTCTCCAGAGTTGAAAAGTAAGCTAAACAGAGCTAGAAGCTTAATTTTAGCAGTTGAATATAGGAAAAAGACATTGAGAGCTATAATTGATAAGATTGTGCAACATCAAAGAGACTTTCTTCTTGGAAAGCAGAATTTTCTGAATTCTTTTCTTCTGGAGGATCTTGCCAGTGAGATGGAGACTACAGTGTCTACGATAAGTAGGGCGATAAGGGATAAGTTTATATTGACTCCTTTAGGACTTCTCCCACTTAAATACTTTTTTGTGAGGTCTGGTAAGGGAATTGGGGGTGAAGATGTGTCGGTTGACAGAATAAAAAAGCTTATCAAGGAACTAGTAGATGGTGAAGGTGTAAAACCACTTTCCGATGAAAAGATTGCTTTGATACTCTCAAATAAGGGTGTAAGGATATCTAGAAGAACTGTTACAAAGTATAGGAAAGCTATGGGTATCCCACCTGCTCATAAGAGGAAGAATGAAAAAAATATACATAGTAGCTACACCGATAGGTAA
- a CDS encoding bifunctional anthranilate synthase component II/anthranilate phosphoribosyltransferase, which translates to MIVFIDNYDSFVYNLVQYVGTLYSNIRVFRNDEVSIEEIKKLSPSGIIISPGPGWPKDAGISEEVIREFYTKVPILGVCLGHQAIGEVFGGRIIHAKRIMHGKTSLIVHDQQGIFKGLPVPFRATRYHSLVIDPVTLPKELEISATSEDDEIMGVRHKEYPLFGVQFHPESIATENGMKIIDNFVKMIKPSVSVSVFIGKITNKTNLSSDEAQVLADAIVKGELPSTVTSALLVGLRMKGESSEEILGFAKGMLDNAVRINVEGESVDNCGTGGDGKHTINISTISSFVVAGAGDVKVVKHGNRAVSSKIGSADLLEGLGVKIDLLPEDMEKVINRIGIGFLFAPIYHPSMKNVAPVRKELGIRTVFNILGPLVNPARPKYQLIGVFDEKLLKLLPEVLAKLGVKRAFVVHGEDGLDEVSPSSPTKVAYLNEGNVRYLRVKPQDFGFDPIPYEEIIGGDLEYNKKAFLDVLSDKDIPQKNAVIINASMAILISGLARDLSQAVALAKKAISSGKALEKFQKLVEETNR; encoded by the coding sequence ATGATTGTGTTTATAGATAATTATGATTCGTTTGTGTATAATCTAGTTCAGTATGTAGGCACTTTGTATAGTAATATAAGAGTTTTTAGAAACGATGAAGTGAGCATTGAGGAGATAAAAAAGCTTTCGCCGTCGGGTATAATTATCTCACCTGGGCCTGGGTGGCCGAAAGATGCGGGAATATCTGAAGAGGTGATAAGAGAGTTTTATACCAAGGTTCCAATACTTGGGGTGTGTTTAGGACATCAGGCTATAGGAGAAGTTTTTGGTGGTAGGATAATTCACGCTAAGAGGATAATGCATGGTAAGACATCACTTATAGTACATGATCAACAGGGTATCTTCAAGGGATTGCCAGTTCCTTTTAGGGCAACAAGGTATCACTCTCTAGTTATAGATCCTGTTACCTTACCAAAGGAACTTGAAATTTCGGCAACGAGTGAAGATGATGAGATTATGGGGGTGAGACACAAAGAATATCCATTGTTTGGTGTGCAGTTTCACCCTGAGTCCATAGCAACCGAGAATGGGATGAAGATAATAGATAACTTCGTTAAAATGATAAAACCGTCAGTAAGTGTTTCAGTATTCATAGGTAAGATAACCAACAAAACAAATCTTTCTAGTGACGAAGCTCAGGTACTTGCAGATGCGATAGTGAAGGGGGAATTACCTTCAACAGTTACCTCTGCTTTGCTTGTGGGGCTTAGAATGAAGGGGGAGAGTAGTGAGGAAATTCTTGGGTTTGCGAAAGGGATGCTTGATAATGCAGTAAGGATAAATGTTGAGGGTGAGAGCGTAGATAACTGCGGAACTGGAGGTGATGGAAAACATACAATAAATATCTCTACTATCTCTTCCTTCGTAGTAGCTGGTGCGGGGGATGTAAAAGTAGTCAAGCATGGAAATAGGGCAGTTTCAAGCAAAATTGGCAGTGCGGATCTTCTTGAAGGGTTGGGAGTAAAGATAGATCTACTGCCCGAAGATATGGAGAAAGTAATAAATCGTATCGGAATTGGTTTTCTTTTTGCTCCAATATACCACCCTTCAATGAAGAATGTTGCACCCGTAAGGAAGGAGCTAGGAATTAGGACTGTGTTTAATATTCTTGGACCTTTGGTAAATCCCGCAAGACCTAAATATCAGCTTATAGGAGTGTTTGACGAAAAATTGTTGAAGCTTTTGCCAGAAGTATTAGCAAAACTTGGAGTGAAGAGAGCATTTGTAGTTCATGGTGAAGATGGACTTGATGAAGTTTCTCCTTCATCACCAACCAAGGTTGCGTATTTAAACGAAGGCAATGTTAGATATTTGAGAGTCAAGCCACAAGATTTTGGTTTTGATCCCATACCTTACGAGGAAATCATAGGTGGGGATCTTGAGTATAACAAGAAAGCTTTTCTTGATGTTCTAAGTGATAAAGATATTCCTCAGAAAAATGCGGTGATAATCAATGCCTCTATGGCAATTCTTATATCAGGTTTAGCAAGAGATCTGAGTCAAGCTGTTGCCTTAGCAAAAAAGGCTATATCCTCGGGAAAAGCGTTAGAAAAATTTCAGAAGCTTGTAGAAGAAACAAACCGTTAG
- a CDS encoding Re/Si-specific NAD(P)(+) transhydrogenase subunit alpha: MIIGVMKETFPNERRVSIVPQVVGALKKLGLDVFVEKGAGEGAYCPDEEYEKVGAKTTTRDEILSSADIITYVRAPGADRNNISDISKMRKGTVVIGLTEPLANPEVAKLFAERGVICFSFELMPRITRAQSMDVLSSMATIAGYKAVLIASELLPKLFPMLMTAAGNLMSAKVFVLGAGVAGLQAIATAKKLGAVVEAYDIRPEVKEEVQSVGGRFIELGLETKEASDKSGYAKAMSEEFYQKQREMMLRVFEYTDVVISTASVPGKKAPVLITKEMVERMKAGSVIVDLAAEKGGNCELTKPGEIYEYKGVKIAGLVNLPSTVPIHASQMYANNVKNFLSTIVKNGTLNIDLNDEIIAGTLVTKDGEIVNPLVKKALG, from the coding sequence ATGATAATTGGAGTAATGAAAGAAACATTTCCCAATGAGAGAAGAGTATCTATTGTTCCTCAGGTTGTTGGTGCTTTAAAGAAGCTAGGGCTAGATGTTTTCGTAGAAAAGGGGGCAGGTGAAGGAGCGTATTGTCCAGATGAAGAATACGAGAAAGTTGGCGCAAAGACTACAACCAGGGACGAAATTCTCAGTTCCGCCGATATTATAACCTATGTTAGAGCCCCGGGAGCTGATAGAAACAACATCTCCGACATTAGTAAAATGAGAAAAGGAACTGTTGTCATTGGTCTAACAGAACCTCTTGCTAATCCTGAGGTTGCAAAGCTTTTTGCTGAAAGAGGAGTCATTTGCTTTTCTTTTGAGCTTATGCCGAGAATAACCAGAGCTCAAAGTATGGATGTCCTTAGCTCAATGGCTACCATTGCTGGATACAAAGCAGTGCTTATCGCTTCTGAACTCCTACCAAAACTTTTCCCTATGCTTATGACAGCTGCCGGCAACTTAATGTCTGCAAAGGTCTTTGTTCTAGGAGCTGGTGTTGCAGGACTTCAAGCAATTGCTACTGCCAAAAAACTAGGAGCAGTAGTAGAAGCATACGATATAAGACCTGAGGTAAAAGAAGAAGTCCAAAGTGTTGGCGGTAGATTCATAGAACTAGGCTTGGAAACAAAAGAAGCTAGTGATAAGTCAGGTTATGCCAAAGCAATGAGTGAAGAATTTTACCAAAAACAGCGCGAAATGATGTTAAGAGTTTTTGAATATACAGATGTAGTGATCTCCACAGCATCAGTCCCAGGTAAAAAAGCACCTGTTCTAATAACTAAAGAAATGGTTGAAAGAATGAAAGCAGGGTCTGTGATAGTTGACTTAGCTGCAGAAAAAGGCGGAAACTGCGAACTTACAAAGCCAGGAGAGATATACGAATACAAGGGTGTGAAGATAGCAGGACTCGTAAACCTTCCTAGCACCGTTCCTATCCATGCAAGTCAAATGTATGCAAACAATGTCAAAAACTTTCTGTCCACCATCGTTAAGAACGGAACCCTAAACATAGATCTTAACGATGAAATTATAGCAGGAACTTTAGTCACGAAAGATGGGGAGATTGTAAATCCTCTGGTCAAAAAAGCCTTAGGTTAG
- the rsmI gene encoding 16S rRNA (cytidine(1402)-2'-O)-methyltransferase, with amino-acid sequence MKKIYIVATPIGNLEDITIRALEVLKKVDIILCEDPDYHLRLLSYYGIKGKRLIKVTSANEENSVNGIMKLLEEGKEVALVSNSGTPNLSDPGGIIVRELQKRGIRCIPIPGPSALTTAISVSPLPIHRFIFYGFIPKSVRKVEKVVEQYKSLGLPIVFFVPSSRIREFLGLLCEKYPHFEVVVFKELTKINEEIVSGFPCEILVEEKGEFVVVVRV; translated from the coding sequence ATGAAAAAAATATACATAGTAGCTACACCGATAGGTAACTTAGAAGATATAACAATCAGAGCCTTGGAGGTGCTCAAGAAAGTTGATATTATACTATGCGAAGATCCTGATTATCACTTGAGATTGCTGAGCTATTACGGAATAAAGGGGAAAAGGCTTATTAAGGTAACTTCTGCAAATGAGGAGAATAGTGTAAATGGTATAATGAAGCTTCTTGAAGAAGGAAAAGAAGTTGCCTTGGTTTCAAATTCTGGAACTCCGAATCTTTCAGACCCTGGGGGGATAATAGTCAGGGAATTACAGAAGAGAGGAATCAGGTGCATTCCTATTCCTGGTCCATCGGCGTTGACAACGGCTATTTCTGTTTCTCCTTTACCAATTCACAGGTTTATATTTTACGGGTTTATACCAAAGAGCGTGAGGAAGGTGGAAAAGGTGGTTGAGCAATATAAAAGTTTAGGGTTACCTATAGTGTTTTTTGTTCCTTCTAGTAGGATTAGAGAGTTCCTTGGACTGCTTTGTGAGAAATATCCTCACTTTGAGGTTGTGGTATTTAAAGAACTGACTAAGATCAACGAGGAAATTGTCAGTGGGTTTCCTTGTGAGATATTGGTTGAAGAGAAAGGGGAATTTGTAGTAGTAGTTAGGGTTTAG